A stretch of Prunus dulcis chromosome 6, ALMONDv2, whole genome shotgun sequence DNA encodes these proteins:
- the LOC117632768 gene encoding receptor-like cytosolic serine/threonine-protein kinase RBK2 isoform X2, producing the protein MTVFMADGKEQGPYCLWGAGKDPENLTVKAPDEVSKVKQKRRDLRCLDIEKEKEDAQTPRGVLEVCIRSFESETSVSENSTTESEAPCPNSSSRSHWRKFFKLWSKRSIKRLASFPPLGVPKISSRRRIRSARENPGLANIYNFKSSLVTFTCSDLQRATNNFNNENTIGKGGYSEVYKGCLKNGQLIAVKRLTKGTSDEKTAGFLSELGIIAHVDHPNTAKLIGCCVEGGMHLVFELSSLGSLGSLLHGLKANKLDWSKRYKIALGIADGLLYLHESCQRRIIHRDIKADNILLTEDFVPQICDFGLAKWLPKQWTHHNVSKSEGTFGYFAPEYFMHGIVDEKTDVYSFGVLLLELISGRPALDDSQKSVVIWAKPLLDNNEIKELVDPSIGDNYDQKEMDHVVLTASLCIEQSSILRPRMSQIVVLLRGDEYVSNCAKESKRRSHQRTYSEELLDAQEYNSTKYLGDLNRHKQVAFGS; encoded by the exons ATGACAGTGTTCATGGCGGATGGTAAAGAGCAGGGACCTTATTGTCTATG GGGGGCTGGAAAGGATCCTGAAAACTTAACGGTGAAGGCACCAGACGAGGTTTCTAAGGTGaaacagaaaagaagag ATTTGAGATGTTTGGACatagaaaaggagaaagaagatgccCAAACTCCTAGAGGAGTTTTAGAAGTTTGCATAAGAAGCTTTGAATCTGAAACTAGTGTTTCTGAAAACAGCACAACAGAATCAGAAGCTCCTTGTCCAAATTCAAGTTCACGTTCTCACTGGcgtaaattttttaaattatggaGTAAAAGATCAATTAAGCGCTTAGCCTCCTTCCCTCCTCTTGGTGTGCCAAAGATATCATCAAGAAGAAGGATCAGGAGTGCAAGAGAGAATCCAGGACTAGCTAATATATACAACTTCAAGTCTTCGCTGGTGACCTTTACCTGCTCTGACCTCCAAAGGGCGACCAATAATTTTAACAATG AAAATACAATTGGTAAGGGTGGCTATTCCGAAGTTTATAAGGGTTGTTTGAAAAATGGGCAGCTTATAGCAGTAAAGCGGCTGACTAAAGGAACATCAGATGAGAAAACAGCAGGCTTTCTATCTGAACTTGGCATAATAGCTCATGTAGATCATCCTAATACTGCTAAGTTAATTGGATGTTGCGTTGAAGGAGGAATGCACCTTGTTTTTGAATTATCGTCACTTGGGAGTTTAGGATCCCTCCTGCACG GTCTGAAGGCTAACAAACTGGATTGGAGTAAAAGATATAAAATCGCTTTGGGGATAGCAGATGGTCTGCTGTATCTTCATGAGAGTTGTCAGAGGCGAATCATTCATAGAGATATTAAGGCTGATAATATTCTACTTACAGAGGATTTTGTGCCTCAG ATATGTGATTTTGGGCTTGCAAAGTGGCTACCCAAACAATGGACTCATCACAATGTCTCAAAATCTGAGGGCACATTCGG GTATTTTGCCCCTGAATATTTCATGCATGGAATAGTTGATGAAAAAACGGATGTTTATTCTTTTGGAGTCCTACTTTTGGAGCTTATCAGCGGGCGTCCAGCTTTGGATGATTCTCAGAAAAGCGTTGTAATTTGG GCAAAGCCTTTGCTTGATAACAATGAGATCAAGGAGCTTGTTGATCCTTCTATTGGTGACAACTATGACCAGAAAGAGATGGATCATGTGGTTTTGACTGCATCTTTATGCATTGAGCAGTCTTCTATTTTACGTCCGCGAATGAGTCAG ATTGTGGTACTTCTAAGAGGCGATGAATATGTATCGAACTGCGCAAAAGAATCGAAAAGGAGGTCTCATCAAAGAACATACTCGGAAGAACTGTTGGATGCACAAGAATATAATTCAACCAAGTATCTGGGCGATCTCAACCGTCACAAGCAGGTTGCTTTTGGTTCTTGA
- the LOC117632768 gene encoding receptor-like cytosolic serine/threonine-protein kinase RBK2 isoform X1: MTVFMADGKEQGPYCLWGAGKDPENLTVKAPDEVSKVKQKRRGVLLPCASAQDLRCLDIEKEKEDAQTPRGVLEVCIRSFESETSVSENSTTESEAPCPNSSSRSHWRKFFKLWSKRSIKRLASFPPLGVPKISSRRRIRSARENPGLANIYNFKSSLVTFTCSDLQRATNNFNNENTIGKGGYSEVYKGCLKNGQLIAVKRLTKGTSDEKTAGFLSELGIIAHVDHPNTAKLIGCCVEGGMHLVFELSSLGSLGSLLHGLKANKLDWSKRYKIALGIADGLLYLHESCQRRIIHRDIKADNILLTEDFVPQICDFGLAKWLPKQWTHHNVSKSEGTFGYFAPEYFMHGIVDEKTDVYSFGVLLLELISGRPALDDSQKSVVIWAKPLLDNNEIKELVDPSIGDNYDQKEMDHVVLTASLCIEQSSILRPRMSQIVVLLRGDEYVSNCAKESKRRSHQRTYSEELLDAQEYNSTKYLGDLNRHKQVAFGS, translated from the exons ATGACAGTGTTCATGGCGGATGGTAAAGAGCAGGGACCTTATTGTCTATG GGGGGCTGGAAAGGATCCTGAAAACTTAACGGTGAAGGCACCAGACGAGGTTTCTAAGGTGaaacagaaaagaagaggTGTTCTACTTCCTTGTGCTTCTGCCCAAG ATTTGAGATGTTTGGACatagaaaaggagaaagaagatgccCAAACTCCTAGAGGAGTTTTAGAAGTTTGCATAAGAAGCTTTGAATCTGAAACTAGTGTTTCTGAAAACAGCACAACAGAATCAGAAGCTCCTTGTCCAAATTCAAGTTCACGTTCTCACTGGcgtaaattttttaaattatggaGTAAAAGATCAATTAAGCGCTTAGCCTCCTTCCCTCCTCTTGGTGTGCCAAAGATATCATCAAGAAGAAGGATCAGGAGTGCAAGAGAGAATCCAGGACTAGCTAATATATACAACTTCAAGTCTTCGCTGGTGACCTTTACCTGCTCTGACCTCCAAAGGGCGACCAATAATTTTAACAATG AAAATACAATTGGTAAGGGTGGCTATTCCGAAGTTTATAAGGGTTGTTTGAAAAATGGGCAGCTTATAGCAGTAAAGCGGCTGACTAAAGGAACATCAGATGAGAAAACAGCAGGCTTTCTATCTGAACTTGGCATAATAGCTCATGTAGATCATCCTAATACTGCTAAGTTAATTGGATGTTGCGTTGAAGGAGGAATGCACCTTGTTTTTGAATTATCGTCACTTGGGAGTTTAGGATCCCTCCTGCACG GTCTGAAGGCTAACAAACTGGATTGGAGTAAAAGATATAAAATCGCTTTGGGGATAGCAGATGGTCTGCTGTATCTTCATGAGAGTTGTCAGAGGCGAATCATTCATAGAGATATTAAGGCTGATAATATTCTACTTACAGAGGATTTTGTGCCTCAG ATATGTGATTTTGGGCTTGCAAAGTGGCTACCCAAACAATGGACTCATCACAATGTCTCAAAATCTGAGGGCACATTCGG GTATTTTGCCCCTGAATATTTCATGCATGGAATAGTTGATGAAAAAACGGATGTTTATTCTTTTGGAGTCCTACTTTTGGAGCTTATCAGCGGGCGTCCAGCTTTGGATGATTCTCAGAAAAGCGTTGTAATTTGG GCAAAGCCTTTGCTTGATAACAATGAGATCAAGGAGCTTGTTGATCCTTCTATTGGTGACAACTATGACCAGAAAGAGATGGATCATGTGGTTTTGACTGCATCTTTATGCATTGAGCAGTCTTCTATTTTACGTCCGCGAATGAGTCAG ATTGTGGTACTTCTAAGAGGCGATGAATATGTATCGAACTGCGCAAAAGAATCGAAAAGGAGGTCTCATCAAAGAACATACTCGGAAGAACTGTTGGATGCACAAGAATATAATTCAACCAAGTATCTGGGCGATCTCAACCGTCACAAGCAGGTTGCTTTTGGTTCTTGA
- the LOC117631175 gene encoding probable LRR receptor-like serine/threonine-protein kinase RKF3, with translation MPLFFFLYLGLCLSFTSFGSCVASSHEIPHRKLSNAPCPLDIDAFRKIIREADQPLLLLDVQTECQFMLEGIRLLRSEYLRTTGYFSPPSNASEACWHAYESLSNEWLPGFGVRSTCGFKASLMTGGCMNITTRSQFESLISQSELQGIQDSCNQSLENNSTCDSCKQRLWRVSASNFGRPVDGNESDCNSYPFMYAAAFASRYGPTNLGAVKCLFSLDFNAFNVNTKRIKHTKVMQRAVLVGCVSGFFVAVLVVWVLWRRHKKYRGRKRNMESTDMGFASAMEIIGENTSLVKFPFEEIKKATKNFSRENIIGMGGYGNVYKGILADGSEVALKRFKNFSAGWDEAFAHEVEVIASIRHVNLVTVRGYCTVAVPLQGHQRIIVCELVHNGSLYDHLFDSRMKKLSWPIRQKIASGIARGLAYLHYGVEPAIIHRDVKASNILLDQTFEPKLADFGFAKFTPEGFTHLSTRVAGTLGYVAPEYAMYGQLSERSDVYSFGVVLLELLSGKKAVAEADGTGTLLLADWAWSQVREGNPLDVVDESMPELGFAEVMERHVLVAVLCSHPVAYARPTMDQVVKMLESDFPLPSIPDCPLVDEMVKIDQPASFSGSSYISSPEGQQPCSYESDHSILSDLEKVGSSQKHM, from the coding sequence AtgcctctctttttcttcctctatCTTGGGTTGTGCTTAAGCTTCACCAGTTTTGGCTCCTGCGTTGCCAGCAGCCATGAAATCCCACATAGAAAATTGAGCAATGCTCCATGTCCATTGGATATTGATGCTTTCCGTAAAATAATCCGTGAAGCTGATCAACCCCTCTTGCTTCTTGATGTCCAGACAGAGTGCCAGTTCATGCTTGAAGGAATCCGGTTGCTTCGATCAGAATATCTCAGAACCACCGGCTACTTTTCCCCGCCTTCCAATGCCTCCGAGGCATGTTGGCATGCCTATGAAAGTTTGAGCAATGAGTGGTTACCCGGGTTCGGGGTTCGATCCACTTGTGGATTTAAGGCCAGTTTGATGACAGGGGGTTGCATGAATATCACAACCCGGTCACAGTTTGAAAGCCTAATTTCTCAATCTGAGCTGCAGGGAATTCAGGACTCTTGCAATCAGTCTTTGGAGAATAATTCAACTTGTGATTCATGTAAGCAGAGGTTGTGGCGTGTGAGTGCTTCTAACTTTGGTAGGCCTGTGGATGGGAATGAATCAGATTGCAATAGCTATCCATTTATGTATGCTGCAGCTTTTGCTAGCAGGTATGGGCCTACAAACTTGGGCGCAGTCAAGTGTTTGTTTTCACTAGATTTCAATGCCTTTAATGTAAATACTAAAAGGATCAAGCATACCAAGGTAATGCAAAGGGCAGTGTTGGTAGGATGTGTTAGTGGGTTCTTTGTGGCAGTTTTGGTGGTTTGGGTTCTTTGGAGAAGGCACAAGAAGTACAGGGGAAGGAAGAGAAACATGGAGTCAACCGATATGGGTTTTGCTTCAGCCATGGAGATTATTGGTGAAAATACCAGTTTGGTTAAGTTCCCATTTGAGGAAATCAAAAAGGCTACCAAGAATTTCTCAAGGGAGAACATAATTGGGATGGGAGGCTATGGGAATGTCTATAAGGGAATATTAGCTGATGGGTCTGAAGTAGCTTTGAAAAGGTTCAAGAACTTCTCTGCTGGTTGGGATGAAGCTTTTGCACATGAGGTGGAGGTTATTGCAAGCATTAGGCATGTGAATCTTGTTACTGTGAGAGGCTATTGTACTGTGGCTGTGCCTCTGCAAGGCCACCAGAGGATAATTGTGTGTGAATTGGTGCACAATGGAAGCCTCTATGATCATCTTTTTGATTCAAGGATGAAGAAACTCAGTTGGCCAATTCGACAAAAGATTGCTAGTGGAATTGCCCGCGGATTGGCTTATTTGCATTACGGTGTAGAGCCTGCCATCATCCACAGAGATGTTAAAGCGAGTAACATACTTCTAGATCAAACATTTGAGCCAAAACTGGCTGATTTTGGCTTTGCAAAGTTCACACCAGAAGGATTTACACATTTGAGCACAAGGGTAGCTGGGACACTAGGATATGTTGCACCTGAATATGCCATGTATGGGCAATTATCAGAAAGAAGTGATGTCTACAGTTTTGGGGTAGTGCTTCTTGAGCTCCTGAGTGGGAAAAAAGCAGTTGCAGAAGCTGATGGCACCGGAACTTTGCTGTTGGCAGATTGGGCTTGGTCCCAAGTGAGGGAAGGCAACCCATTGGATGTTGTAGATGAAAGCATGCCTGAGTTGGGCTTTGCAGAAGTTATGGAAAGGCATGTTTTAGTTGCAGTTCTTTGCTCTCATCCAGTAGCATATGCAAGGCCAACAATGGACCAAGTTGTGAAGATGTTGGAATCAGATTTTCCACTTCCCTCAATCCCAGATTGCCCTCTTGTTGATGAAATGGTTAAAATAGATCAGCCAGCTAGCTTTAGTGGCTCAAGTTACATTTCAAGCCCTGAGGGCCAGCAACCATGTAGCTATGAGAGTGACCATTCCATTCTAAGTGATTTGGAGAAAGTGGGAAGTTCACAAAAACACATGTAA
- the LOC117630606 gene encoding probable LRR receptor-like serine/threonine-protein kinase RKF3: MKTLMSHHMPLFHFLLLGLVLGFTNSIAGSHETSHRKLGNVSCPLNINALQKLIRENSLPFPKQDIATECQYILQGMRLIRSEYLRTSGLFSLSPDVLDVCWDSYENLVNEFIPGFDIKSTCGLKTSFISQTCMNITKKSDFESLVSAQELQQMKGSCDQSLKNNSACNSCVERLSTVRASYFKAPNDGNVSDSNGYPFIYAAAFANKFGPIDIGTAKCLFLLDFSPSRKKPKNSNAVMWGIMTGCFHGFVGAVIVLWFLWIWHKKWKRTKKENLVQIEPFSSVELESCGRNSSSLKLSFEEIRKATGNFSRENIIGMGGFGNVYKGILEDGSEVALKRFKNCSAVGDQLFAHEVEVISSVRHVNLVALRGYCISTLPREGHQRILACDLMRNGSLYDHLFQPEFMKLSWSIRQKIALGMARGLAYLHHGVQPAIIHRDIKASNVLLDETFEAKLADFGLAKFTSEGQTHVSTRVAGTLGYVAPEYALYGQISQKIDVYSFGVVLLEILSGKKAVTEFTDENRPLLLADWAWSQVREGRAFDVFDEGMPELGLPEAMERYVLVAVLASHPVAYARPTMDQIVKILENTIPIPSIPDRPLSLLSHTDDAERSSRSFNGLYLQMQLNRPKM; this comes from the coding sequence ATGAAAaccttaatgagccatcatatGCCTCTTTTTCATTTCCTCCTTCTTGGATTGGTTTTAGGCTTCACCAATTCTATAGCCGGTAGCCATGAAACCTCACATAGAAAACTGGGTAATGTTTCATGTCCATTGAATATCAATGCTCTCCAAAAACTCATCAGGGAGAACTCTCTACCATTCCCCAAGCAGGATATTGCAACTGAGTGTCAGTACATACTGCAAGGAATGCGTCTGATTCGATCAGAATATCTTCGAACCAGTGGATTGTTTTCACTGTCTCCGGATGTCTTGGATGTCTGCTGGGATTCATATGAGAATCTAGTCAATGAATTCATACCAGGGTTTGACATCAAATCCACCTGTGGCTTGAAGACCAGTTTCATTTCACAGACTTGTATGAACATCACAAAAAAGTCTGATTTTGAGAGCTTGGTTTCAGCGCAGGAGTTGCAGCAAATGAAGGGTTCTTGTGATCAGTCTTTGAAGAATAATTCTGCTTGTAATTCCTGCGTGGAACGCTTGTCGACTGTTCGTGCCTCTTATTTCAAAGCCCCTAATGATGGGAATGTTTCGGACTCCAATGGGTACCCATTTATATATGCTGCAGCTTTTGCTAACAAGTTTGGACCAATTGATATAGGGACTGCCAAGTGTTTATTTCTGCTTGATTTCTCTCCATCTAGGAAAAAGCCTAAAAACTCCAATGCAGTGATGTGGGGGATCATGACGGGTTGTTTCCATGGCTTTGTTGGGGCAGTTATAGTGCTTTGGTTTCTTTGGATATGGCACAAGAAATGGAAGAGGACAAAAAAGGAGAATTTGGTTCAAATCGAACCATTTTCGAGTGTGGAGCTGGAATCCTGTGGTAGAAATTCTTCTTCATTAAAGCTCAGCTTCGAGGAAATTCGAAAGGCTACAGGGAATTTCTCAAGGGAGAACATTATTGGTATGGGAGGATTTGGGAATGTTTACAAGGGGATATTAGAAGATGGGTCAGAGGTTGCATTGAAAAGGTTCAAGAACTGCTCTGCTGTTGGAGACCAACTTTTTGCACATGAAGTGGAGGTTATTTCCAGTGTAAGGCATGTGAATCTTGTGGCTCTGAGAGGCTATTGTATTTCAACATTGCCTAGAGAAGGCCACCAGAGAATACTAGCTTGTGATTTGATGCGAAACGGAAGCCTCTACGACCATCTTTTTCAACCAGAATTCATGAAGCTTAGTTGGTCGATTCGCCAAAAGATTGCACTTGGAATGGCTCGCGGATTGGCTTATTTACACCATGGAGTGCAGCCTGCTATCATTCATAGAGACATTAAAGCAAGCAATGTACTTCTGGATGAAACATTTGAGGCAAAACTGGCTGACTTTGGCCTTGCAAAGTTCACATCAGAAGGACAGACACATGTGAGCACAAGGGTGGCTGGGACACTTGGTTATGTGGCTCCTGAGTATGCTTTGTATGGccaaatatctcaaaaaatTGACGTGTACAGTTTCGGGGTTGTGCTACTGGAGATTTTGAGTGGGAAGAAAGCAGTTACTGAATTCACTGATGAGAACAGGCCTTTGTTATTGGCAGATTGGGCATGGTCACAAGTGAGGGAGGGCAGAGCTTTTGATGTCTTTGATGAAGGCATGCCTGAGTTAGGCCTACCAGAAGCAATGGAGAGATATGTTTTGGTTGCTGTGCTTGCTTCTCATCCAGTAGCATATGCCAGGCCAACAATGGACCAAATTGtgaaaatactagaaaatacTATTCCAATTCCCTCCATCCCAGACCGTCCATTATCTCTTTTATCACACACTGATGATGCAGAGAGATCTTCAAGGAGCTTCAATGGTTTGTATTTACAAATGCAACTCAACAGACCAAAAATGTAA